TTTCATCGCCGGTCTCGGCCTTTTCGGCCTTTGCCGATTTCGACGGCCTGCGCCGGCGGCCCCGGCCCTTCTCGGGCTTGTCCTGCTCGCTCTCCTCGGCCGCGACGGCTTCGGCATAGGCGCGCTCTTCCTCAAGCAGCGCCTGGCGGTCAGCGGCGGGGATCTGGTAGTAATCCGGATGGATCTCGGCGAAGGCGAGGAAACCGTGCCGGTTTCCGCCGTAATCGACGAAGGCGGCCTGAAGCGAGGGTTCGACCCGCGTCACTTTTGCCAGATAGATATTGCCAGCAAGCTGCCGCTTGTTGACCGTCTCGAAATCAAATTCCTCGACTTTGGTTCCGTCCACGACGACGACACGCGTTTCTTCCGCGTGTGTCGCATCGATGAGCATTTTCTTTGCCATTTAGGTGTCTTTCGCGCAGCCCGCTGCCCCGGCATGCGGCCGGTGGGAAAAGCGGAGTGCGGTATGATGGGGACACGGCCGCCGTGACGCAGGGCGCTGCGGAACCTTCGTCCCGCATCTTATCTGCCAATCTGCATCGCGCGCGTTGCATCGCGTCTGTTACCTCTTGGCCCCGGACCGAGGCCACGGGGCAGCGAATGTCTGCCCTTGCTACGGATTGCGCGTGAGGGCGGTTTTCTCGGCGGGGCCTGCCCATAGATCCGGGCGAGCTTCCGCTGCGAAACTGATGGCGCGTCTGCTCAACGCTTGGTTGAGAGATCCGCGCATGTTCCGAACATAAGGGGGGAAGGCAAGAAAGTTCAATGGGCAATTCACCGCAGGCTGCCCGCGTCAGCTGCCAAGAATGGCCCTGGCGAGAAGCTTGCTGCCCTGTGCCGTGACAATGCCTGCCGCGCCCGCGGCAGGCATTCGCGGCGCTTTACAGATAATCCCCGCGCTGCAAGCCATATTTCGCCATCTTCTCGTTCAGCGTCCGGCGCGGCAGGCACAGCTCGTCCATGACTGCTGCGATGCTGCCTTTATGGCGGCGCATGGTGTTGTCGATCAGCATCTTTTCAAAGCTCTCGACATATTCCTTGAGCGGCTTGCCCTCGGTCGTGGTCGCCTGCGCCTGATCCTCGTCGCTCTCGGTCATCAGAAGCGAGGTGATGGATCCCGACCCGCGGCGGTTCTGCAGCACAGCGCGCTCGGCCACGTTGATAAGCTGGCGGACATTGCCGGGCCACGGCGCCTGCAAAAGCTGCGCGGCTTCCTGCGCGTTCACCTGCGGCGGTTCGCACCCGTACTCATCGGCGAACTGCTCGGTCATGCGGGTAAAGAGCGCCAGAATATCCTCCCCGCGCGAGCGCAGCGGCGGCACGGTGATCTGAAGCGCAGAGAGGCGATAGAACAGATCGGGACGCAGCAGGTCTTCGGGCTTGCGCCCGTCGCCGCGAGCGTTCGAGATCGCGATGATCCGGGTCTCGGCGGGCGTGCCCTGATCGGCGATGAAGCCGAGAAGCCGGGCCTGAAGCGCATCGGGCAATGCCTCGATATCTTCAAGACATAACGTCCCGCTCCGCGCTTCTTCAACCGCCGGGATGCCGTCCTCCAGCGGGCCGAACAGGCGCTCTCCCAGCTTTTCGGGATCGAAGGCGGCGCAGGCGATCGGCACGAATTTCTTCGAGGCGCGCGGCCCGACCGCGTGCAGCGCATGAGCCACCAGCGTCTTGCCGGTCCCGGTCTCGCCGTCGATCAGCACGTGACCATCGGCCT
This genomic window from Paracoccus sediminicola contains:
- a CDS encoding sigma-54-dependent transcriptional regulator, with the translated sequence MSKTLRIAIVDDEPDMRESISQWLVLSGFNTVTFSSAEDALKEISSDWPGVVISDIRMPGMDGMAFLKRLMSIDSALPVIMITGHGDVPMAVEAMRMGAMDFMEKPFKPDRMTELAKKATQTRRMTLDNRALRRDLSEGQQVMSKLVGQSTAMERLREDILDLGQADGHVLIDGETGTGKTLVAHALHAVGPRASKKFVPIACAAFDPEKLGERLFGPLEDGIPAVEEARSGTLCLEDIEALPDALQARLLGFIADQGTPAETRIIAISNARGDGRKPEDLLRPDLFYRLSALQITVPPLRSRGEDILALFTRMTEQFADEYGCEPPQVNAQEAAQLLQAPWPGNVRQLINVAERAVLQNRRGSGSITSLLMTESDEDQAQATTTEGKPLKEYVESFEKMLIDNTMRRHKGSIAAVMDELCLPRRTLNEKMAKYGLQRGDYL